The genomic region TTCGTATTCTGCTGGTCATTCTTTCTTTCGGCTGTCTTGCTCAAGCTCAGAGCCAAGCACCATCCTCCGACGTCGGAACGCTCTTCGGCGATGTCGCCGACGTGACCGGCGCGCCGATCTATACCGCGCACGTTCTCCTGCATTCCGCCGTCGATGGCTCCGACAAAGCGATCGCGCTGGATCAATTGGGCCGGTTTTCCGTCTCGGTCCGTCCCGGCGACTACGACGTGTTCGTTTCTGCGCAGGGATTCGCACCGTTCTCCGGCC from Terriglobales bacterium harbors:
- a CDS encoding carboxypeptidase-like regulatory domain-containing protein; amino-acid sequence: MRHIRILLVILSFGCLAQAQSQAPSSDVGTLFGDVADVTGAPIYTAHVLLHSAVDGSDKAIALDQLGRFSVSVRPGDYDVFVSAQGFAPFSG